One window of Phycisphaeraceae bacterium genomic DNA carries:
- a CDS encoding lytic transglycosylase F codes for MIARILFAAACLLLAPSSRAQSQSDILVQRVGSLRHDDLPEMLKLGVIRVLVSPSRTDFFVDQGQCLGFTHDLMTAYRDDLVKSLDDHDRKLTLVFVPVAFDDLIPALIEGKGDVIASNFTITPQRAEKVAFSDPYISDVHEVVVSGPRSPKIDSIDDLAGQELLLVEGSSYEAHAKALSARLVKEGEKPIRIHTPERPLETEDILELVSAGSIPFTACDRHIANLWAKVLPDLAVHEDIFLSSGNNIAFAVRPDSKQLLQSLNHFVADHKKGTLLGNILFKRYFENAKWCKDALKPVGRVRIDRLKADFRKYASMYDFDWLLMAAQGYQESQLDQDKRSSAGAIGIMQLLPSTGKQMDCGNIEIAANNIHAGIKYMSWLRENYFSDDDLAPGPRVDFTLAAYNAGPGRIRQLREKAKSAGLNPNLWFDNVEQIAMQEIGIETVRYVRNINKYYVAYSSMLALREEQDK; via the coding sequence ATGATCGCAAGAATCCTTTTCGCGGCCGCATGCCTGCTGCTCGCGCCCTCCTCCCGCGCCCAGTCCCAATCCGACATTCTCGTCCAGCGTGTCGGCTCGCTCCGCCACGACGATCTCCCCGAAATGCTCAAGCTCGGGGTGATCCGCGTGCTTGTCAGCCCCTCCCGCACCGATTTCTTCGTCGATCAAGGCCAGTGCCTCGGTTTCACCCACGATCTGATGACAGCCTATCGCGATGATCTCGTCAAAAGTCTCGACGATCACGACCGCAAACTCACGCTCGTCTTTGTTCCGGTTGCCTTCGACGATCTGATCCCGGCGCTCATAGAAGGAAAGGGCGATGTCATCGCCTCCAACTTCACGATCACGCCGCAGCGAGCCGAGAAGGTCGCGTTTTCCGATCCGTACATCTCGGATGTCCACGAGGTCGTTGTCAGCGGTCCGCGCAGCCCGAAAATCGATTCGATCGACGATCTCGCCGGCCAGGAATTGCTTCTTGTCGAAGGTTCCAGCTACGAAGCACACGCAAAGGCGCTCTCGGCGCGGCTGGTCAAGGAAGGAGAAAAGCCGATCCGCATCCACACGCCCGAGCGACCGCTCGAGACCGAGGACATTCTCGAACTTGTTTCCGCCGGTTCCATTCCTTTCACCGCCTGCGATCGTCACATCGCAAATCTCTGGGCGAAAGTGCTGCCCGATCTCGCCGTTCACGAAGACATTTTTCTTTCCAGTGGCAACAACATCGCCTTTGCCGTTCGACCGGACAGCAAGCAACTGCTCCAAAGCCTCAACCACTTCGTCGCCGACCACAAGAAGGGCACGCTGCTCGGCAACATCCTCTTCAAGCGCTATTTCGAGAACGCAAAGTGGTGCAAGGATGCGCTCAAACCCGTCGGTCGCGTCCGCATCGACCGCCTCAAGGCCGATTTCAGGAAGTACGCCTCGATGTACGATTTCGATTGGCTGCTCATGGCGGCACAGGGATATCAGGAATCGCAGCTCGATCAGGACAAGCGCAGCAGCGCCGGCGCGATCGGAATCATGCAGCTGCTTCCCAGCACCGGCAAGCAAATGGACTGCGGCAATATCGAAATCGCCGCCAACAACATCCACGCCGGCATCAAGTACATGTCGTGGCTCCGCGAAAACTACTTCAGCGATGACGACCTCGCGCCCGGACCGCGCGTGGATTTCACCCTCGCGGCATACAACGCCGGACCGGGGCGCATCCGGCAACTCCGCGAAAAGGCCAAGTCCGCCGGGCTCAACCCCAATCTCTGGTTCGACAACGTCGAACAGATCGCGATGCAGGAAATCGGCATCGAGACCGTGCGCTACGTCCGCAATATCAACAAGTATTACGTCGCCTATTCGTCGATGCTTGCGCTGCGCGAAGAGCAGGATAAATAA
- a CDS encoding type II toxin-antitoxin system Phd/YefM family antitoxin, producing the protein MADFKDNRIGAYDAKTHFSDLLERVENGEEVTITRHGAPVAKMVPVRRSSAAKKRAAIEGMRKLAKGMKLRGLRIKDLIAEGRR; encoded by the coding sequence ATGGCCGACTTCAAAGACAACCGCATCGGCGCCTATGACGCGAAGACCCACTTTTCCGACCTTCTTGAACGCGTGGAGAACGGAGAAGAAGTGACGATCACGCGACACGGAGCGCCGGTAGCGAAGATGGTCCCGGTTCGGCGGAGTTCTGCCGCGAAAAAGCGGGCGGCGATCGAGGGCATGCGCAAGCTCGCGAAGGGGATGAAGCTCCGTGGACTGCGGATCAAAGACCTCATCGCGGAGGGGCGCCGGTGA
- a CDS encoding type II toxin-antitoxin system VapC family toxin has protein sequence MSAAFVLDCSTTLTWLFDEEATPETGELLSRLQEEAAVVPGLWMLEIANALAMAEKRKRSTPAQSDKFLKMLSALDIDVDHEFASRAFGPLLSLCRAHGLTSYDAAYLDLAARRRLPLATMDKQLATAARKLKIAVLG, from the coding sequence GTGAGCGCCGCGTTTGTTCTCGATTGTTCGACGACTCTCACTTGGCTCTTCGACGAAGAAGCGACGCCGGAAACTGGTGAATTGCTCTCTCGATTGCAAGAAGAAGCGGCAGTTGTTCCGGGCTTGTGGATGCTCGAAATTGCGAACGCGCTCGCGATGGCGGAAAAGCGCAAGCGGAGCACGCCCGCACAATCAGACAAGTTTCTGAAGATGTTGTCTGCGCTCGACATTGATGTCGATCATGAATTCGCGAGCCGGGCGTTCGGCCCGCTGTTGTCGCTCTGCCGCGCGCACGGGTTGACCAGTTACGACGCCGCATACCTCGATCTTGCAGCGCGGCGGCGCCTGCCGCTGGCGACGATGGACAAGCAGCTCGCGACCGCTGCAAGGAAGTTGAAGATTGCGGTGCTCGGATAG
- a CDS encoding glutamine--tRNA ligase/YqeY domain fusion protein codes for MTGPTNTSKPSGGKPVAPSNPPAAESSSQDRSLNFLEQIVEADNASKKWGTWGAKEPARANVPRVHTRFPPEPNGYLHVGHAKSICLNSGLARKYGGKFNLRFDDTNPAKEEQEYVDSIIRDVKWLGGDFDTGPNAGGLHFASNYFDQMYAFTEELVRKGKAYVCQLSGEEVSARRGTPTVPATSPHRDRPIEESLRLLKEMRDGKHPNGAMTVRAKIDLASPNFNLRDPVMYRIIHERHHNTGDKWSMYPMYDWAHGLEDSLEGITHSICTLEFENHRPLYDWFIDAINDGRAGSGGTGLQTGDSAAPWSSLPKIHHPQQIEFAKLRPTYTVMSKRNLLKMVEENTVSGWDDPRMPTISAMRRRGYPPEALRNFVTDVGVTKVESYIDIGRLENAVRDVLNKIAPRGMAVLKPLKVTIENWPAEPDGKSKVDELDFVINPEDESVGKRKVPFSKVIYIEQDDFMENPPRKFFRLAPGAEVRLRWAYFITCTGVEKDAAGNITGIRATYDPETRGGDAPVGPDGKPTKKVKGTIHWVSAQHAVPAEVRLFDRLFTAEVPGEKTGSYLDDLNPNSLEVVQALVEPWLAENAKYNNEALEGARFQFERLGYFNVDKDSTPGKLVFNRTVTLKDSWAKEAKPTS; via the coding sequence ATGACCGGTCCCACAAACACTTCCAAACCTTCCGGTGGCAAGCCCGTCGCGCCTTCCAATCCGCCCGCCGCGGAATCGTCATCGCAAGATCGCTCGCTGAACTTTCTCGAGCAGATCGTCGAGGCGGACAACGCTTCCAAAAAATGGGGGACGTGGGGCGCCAAGGAGCCGGCCCGGGCGAACGTGCCGCGGGTGCACACTCGTTTTCCGCCGGAACCAAACGGCTACCTGCACGTCGGCCACGCCAAGAGCATCTGCCTGAACTCCGGTCTCGCCAGGAAGTACGGGGGCAAGTTCAACCTGCGCTTCGACGACACCAACCCGGCGAAGGAAGAACAGGAATACGTCGATTCGATCATCCGCGACGTGAAGTGGCTGGGGGGCGATTTCGACACCGGCCCGAACGCGGGCGGGCTGCACTTCGCGAGCAACTACTTTGATCAGATGTACGCGTTCACCGAGGAACTCGTGCGCAAGGGCAAGGCGTACGTCTGCCAGTTGTCGGGGGAGGAGGTATCCGCCCGCCGCGGCACGCCGACGGTTCCCGCGACTTCTCCCCATCGCGATCGCCCGATCGAAGAGAGTTTGAGGCTGCTCAAAGAGATGCGCGACGGCAAGCATCCGAACGGCGCGATGACCGTGCGCGCGAAGATCGATCTCGCCTCGCCGAATTTCAACCTGCGCGATCCCGTGATGTACCGCATCATCCACGAGCGCCACCACAACACCGGCGACAAGTGGTCGATGTACCCGATGTACGACTGGGCGCACGGGCTCGAAGATTCGCTCGAAGGGATCACGCACAGCATCTGCACGCTTGAGTTCGAGAATCACCGCCCGCTCTACGACTGGTTCATCGATGCGATCAACGACGGGCGTGCTGGCTCTGGTGGCACCGGTCTCCAGACCGGTGATTCTGCGGCTCCCTGGTCATCCCTTCCCAAGATCCATCATCCGCAGCAGATCGAGTTCGCCAAACTGCGCCCGACCTACACCGTCATGAGCAAGCGCAACCTGCTCAAGATGGTGGAAGAGAATACAGTGTCGGGCTGGGACGACCCGCGCATGCCGACGATCAGTGCGATGCGTCGGCGGGGCTACCCGCCCGAGGCGCTCCGCAATTTCGTCACCGATGTCGGCGTGACCAAGGTCGAGAGTTACATCGACATCGGACGCCTCGAAAACGCCGTGCGCGACGTCCTGAACAAGATCGCGCCGCGCGGCATGGCGGTGCTAAAGCCGCTCAAGGTGACGATCGAAAACTGGCCCGCCGAACCCGATGGCAAGTCGAAGGTGGACGAACTCGATTTTGTCATCAACCCCGAAGACGAGAGCGTCGGAAAGCGCAAGGTGCCGTTCTCCAAAGTCATCTACATCGAGCAGGATGACTTCATGGAAAACCCGCCCAGGAAGTTCTTCAGGCTGGCGCCCGGGGCCGAGGTTCGTCTGCGCTGGGCGTACTTCATCACGTGCACGGGAGTGGAGAAGGACGCCGCGGGAAACATCACCGGCATCCGCGCGACCTACGACCCAGAGACGCGAGGGGGCGACGCGCCCGTCGGGCCCGACGGCAAGCCGACCAAGAAGGTCAAGGGCACGATCCACTGGGTGAGCGCGCAGCACGCCGTGCCGGCGGAAGTCCGACTGTTTGACAGACTGTTTACGGCAGAGGTTCCGGGCGAGAAGACCGGGAGCTACCTCGACGATCTCAACCCGAACTCGCTCGAAGTGGTGCAGGCGCTCGTCGAGCCCTGGCTTGCGGAGAATGCGAAGTACAACAACGAAGCCCTCGAAGGCGCACGCTTCCAGTTCGAGCGGCTGGGCTATTTCAATGTGGACAAGGATTCGACGCCCGGCAAACTCGTGTTCAACCGCACGGTGACGCTGAAAGACAGTTGGGCGAAGGAAGCCAAGCCGACATCCTGA
- a CDS encoding ACT domain-containing protein — protein sequence MAIPNHKLQLRVLPGLFAYARLEPGAEPPTWAENETLFLRVRTRTEQCVICPDSAVPPGIRKEGPWRIIGIDATLDFNQVGIIASLAVPLADAGISIAPIASFDTDYILVRESDLDRAKAVLTQAGHRFS from the coding sequence ATGGCGATTCCAAACCACAAGCTTCAGCTTCGTGTTCTGCCCGGACTGTTCGCCTACGCAAGGCTCGAACCCGGAGCCGAACCGCCGACGTGGGCCGAGAACGAGACACTCTTCTTGCGGGTGCGCACTCGCACCGAGCAATGCGTGATCTGCCCGGATTCGGCGGTGCCGCCGGGTATTCGGAAGGAAGGCCCGTGGAGGATCATCGGTATCGATGCGACCCTGGATTTCAATCAAGTCGGGATCATCGCGAGCCTCGCGGTGCCGCTCGCGGACGCGGGAATAAGCATCGCGCCGATCGCGAGCTTTGATACCGACTACATCCTGGTACGCGAGAGCGACCTTGATCGCGCAAAGGCAGTTCTCACCCAAGCCGGCCACCGTTTCAGTTGA
- a CDS encoding class I SAM-dependent methyltransferase: MPQQSGVRELDRFDCYEACVQSPAHVAKFLRAVHGNHPRVLREDFCGTAALSRRWLEDAGRLGEAARAVAVDLDPDCVERASRQSPEALRVLRADCRNPHVGDGAAADVVFVGNFSVGYLHTRSELVSYLRHSRERLARVARGDRGGVFVCDTYGGASAFKLGSLTRKHPSRTGEIIHYHWAHEEADALTGMVTNSISFKVERAGEIVQELPRAFVYRWRLWSIAELREAMIEVGFASTEVYTECNVVPGEVPWAVHEPSELKDDWIVLVVGRT; the protein is encoded by the coding sequence GTGCCGCAACAATCCGGGGTGCGCGAACTCGACAGATTTGATTGCTACGAAGCCTGTGTGCAATCACCCGCGCACGTCGCGAAGTTTCTGCGCGCGGTGCATGGAAATCACCCGCGGGTTTTGCGTGAGGATTTCTGCGGCACCGCTGCACTGAGCCGCCGGTGGCTCGAAGATGCCGGACGTCTCGGCGAAGCGGCGCGGGCGGTCGCGGTTGATCTCGATCCCGATTGTGTTGAACGAGCTTCGCGGCAAAGTCCGGAGGCGCTCAGGGTGCTCCGCGCAGATTGCCGCAATCCGCATGTCGGAGATGGAGCCGCAGCCGACGTTGTCTTTGTCGGAAACTTCTCGGTCGGTTACCTCCATACTCGTTCGGAACTCGTGAGCTATCTGCGGCATTCGCGAGAGCGACTTGCTCGCGTAGCCAGGGGCGACCGCGGGGGAGTATTCGTCTGCGATACGTACGGCGGCGCATCGGCGTTCAAGCTCGGCTCGCTGACCCGCAAACACCCATCGCGAACGGGCGAAATCATCCACTATCACTGGGCGCACGAGGAGGCCGATGCACTGACGGGAATGGTGACGAACTCCATTTCGTTCAAAGTCGAGCGGGCGGGAGAAATCGTGCAGGAGTTGCCGCGGGCGTTCGTCTACCGCTGGCGGCTTTGGAGCATTGCCGAGCTGCGCGAAGCGATGATCGAAGTGGGCTTCGCATCAACCGAGGTGTACACCGAATGCAATGTTGTGCCCGGAGAAGTGCCGTGGGCGGTGCACGAGCCGTCGGAACTCAAAGATGACTGGATTGTGCTGGTGGTGGGCAGGACCTGA
- a CDS encoding TlpA family protein disulfide reductase, whose amino-acid sequence MKIRPIFAAAGLAIACCATLTTSHAVANNAEAAQAPALTAGSRAPRISVDRWLKGAPVYTYEPGRVYVIEFWATWCTPCVGSIPHLTELQKKYPNIVIIGVTASEQPTQSNLDDRLTKAESFVAKQGSRMDYTVAYDGNGFMWSNWMVPAQRGGIPCTFIIGADGNISWIGHPLLDEFDRALENTLSQSGVRNDASNWQTINVKPLNSTIPAPTPKKASAPTKVVSNQPAKIAPASTRIPPASPATKKIATGPTRDDGPK is encoded by the coding sequence ATGAAGATCCGTCCAATCTTTGCCGCCGCCGGTCTTGCCATCGCATGCTGCGCCACCCTGACGACGAGTCACGCCGTCGCGAACAACGCCGAAGCCGCTCAGGCTCCGGCGCTGACCGCCGGGTCGCGCGCTCCCCGCATCTCGGTCGATCGCTGGCTGAAGGGCGCGCCGGTTTATACGTACGAGCCGGGCCGCGTTTACGTCATCGAATTCTGGGCCACATGGTGCACGCCGTGCGTGGGAAGCATCCCGCACCTGACCGAGCTCCAGAAGAAATACCCCAACATCGTCATCATCGGCGTGACTGCCTCCGAGCAGCCGACGCAGTCAAACCTCGACGACCGCCTGACGAAGGCAGAGAGCTTCGTTGCCAAGCAGGGGAGCCGGATGGACTACACCGTGGCCTACGACGGAAACGGCTTCATGTGGTCGAACTGGATGGTCCCCGCGCAGCGTGGCGGCATCCCCTGCACGTTCATCATCGGGGCCGATGGAAACATCTCCTGGATCGGTCATCCCTTGCTTGATGAGTTCGACCGGGCGCTCGAAAACACGCTAAGCCAGTCGGGGGTCCGGAACGACGCATCCAATTGGCAAACGATCAACGTGAAGCCGTTGAACTCGACGATCCCCGCGCCGACGCCGAAGAAGGCTTCGGCCCCGACCAAAGTCGTTTCCAATCAGCCGGCCAAGATCGCTCCGGCTTCGACGCGAATCCCGCCCGCTTCGCCGGCAACAAAGAAAATCGCAACCGGTCCGACTCGTGACGACGGGCCGAAGTAG
- a CDS encoding redoxin family protein, with product MRLLSKPSVLLLAVGTIAACLALPPMAMSTALAGEKAGAGSGSPQSRKLEVGSNAPEFYPSKWIKGDPVKKFDQGKVYVVEFWATWCGPCLQSIPHLTEMQKKYKDSVVIIGMASSERVSKGGKDERFARVQKFVKDQGDNMNYRVAFEADRKVSKAWMGAAGVSTIPHAFIVGGDGKIVWIGDPRVPAFGENLKSAVEAANADMKKDN from the coding sequence ATGCGTCTTCTTTCCAAGCCGTCGGTCTTGTTGCTTGCAGTTGGGACGATTGCCGCATGTCTCGCATTGCCTCCGATGGCGATGTCAACCGCGCTTGCGGGAGAAAAGGCCGGGGCTGGGTCGGGTTCGCCGCAATCGAGAAAGCTCGAAGTCGGTTCGAACGCGCCCGAGTTCTATCCGTCGAAATGGATCAAGGGTGATCCGGTCAAGAAGTTCGACCAGGGCAAGGTCTACGTTGTCGAGTTCTGGGCGACGTGGTGTGGGCCGTGTCTCCAAAGCATTCCGCACCTGACCGAGATGCAGAAAAAGTACAAGGACAGTGTGGTCATCATCGGGATGGCGAGCTCCGAGCGAGTGAGCAAAGGCGGAAAAGATGAACGCTTCGCCAGGGTTCAGAAATTCGTGAAGGACCAAGGCGACAACATGAACTATCGCGTCGCATTCGAAGCTGATCGCAAGGTGAGCAAGGCTTGGATGGGTGCGGCAGGGGTGAGCACCATCCCGCATGCTTTCATCGTCGGTGGGGACGGGAAGATCGTCTGGATCGGAGACCCGCGAGTTCCCGCCTTCGGGGAGAATCTGAAGAGTGCAGTCGAGGCGGCCAACGCGGACATGAAAAAGGACAATTGA
- a CDS encoding glutamate--tRNA ligase — MSSSPLVTRFAPSPTGHLHIGGARSALFCWAFAKKNNGRFMLRIEDTDAARSSLESARGIIEDLHWLGIVNDLGPYIAKDGSIGQHDWEAGSGREPVGEFFQAKRVPIYNRYLEQLVKAGRAYPAFESNEEIEAQRRAAVAAKQTYRYPRPAEIEFGKFNAALEARWNRAQAGERHVMRFAAPREEIVVHDQVLGDVKYAAGEMDDFVIRKADGFPIYHFAVVIDDETMGVTHVMRAQEHLNNTPRHVALQNALGFRTPFYAHMPLIVNMDGSKMSKRDKAKFARKAAKDAIAKDKSITPATLASASGQDEKLIGQFLSADNDSLEVAQSLAKHFKVALPEIEVWDFRQNGYLPEAITNFVSLLGWNPGLKTADGKDLEKFDMKFLAEHFGIERIGKTSSKFDRAKLLSFNADAINALPDDLFAKRWREWCTEFEPDFARAVGDSDSRWLLLARAVKPRAKTLRDGVKASAFLLRSDAATDFDPAAADKNLLTSDRAGLKLLRTIRDRFETVSETEWKSELLHSLIEQVGQQAATGMGPVSQAIRVAVAGAAVSPPLGETLAVLGKRSALVRMDTCLKKFGNIC, encoded by the coding sequence ATGTCTTCAAGCCCACTCGTGACGCGCTTCGCGCCCTCTCCCACCGGCCATCTTCACATCGGCGGCGCGCGCTCCGCGCTCTTCTGCTGGGCCTTCGCCAAAAAGAACAACGGCCGCTTCATGCTCCGCATCGAAGATACCGACGCGGCACGCAGCAGCCTCGAATCCGCCCGCGGCATCATCGAAGACCTGCACTGGCTCGGCATCGTCAATGACCTCGGCCCCTACATTGCCAAAGACGGTTCGATCGGTCAGCACGACTGGGAAGCCGGAAGCGGTCGTGAACCAGTGGGGGAGTTCTTTCAGGCCAAACGGGTCCCGATCTACAACAGGTATCTCGAACAGCTCGTAAAAGCCGGGCGCGCGTACCCGGCCTTCGAGAGCAACGAAGAGATCGAGGCGCAGCGAAGAGCCGCGGTCGCGGCGAAGCAGACCTACCGCTATCCGCGCCCGGCGGAGATCGAATTCGGGAAGTTCAATGCCGCGCTCGAAGCGCGCTGGAATCGCGCGCAGGCCGGCGAGCGCCACGTGATGCGGTTCGCGGCGCCGCGCGAAGAGATCGTCGTCCACGATCAAGTTCTGGGCGATGTGAAGTATGCCGCGGGCGAGATGGACGATTTCGTGATCCGTAAGGCCGACGGCTTCCCGATCTATCACTTCGCGGTCGTGATCGACGACGAGACGATGGGCGTGACGCACGTGATGCGCGCGCAGGAGCATCTCAACAACACGCCGCGCCACGTCGCGCTGCAGAACGCTCTCGGCTTCCGCACGCCGTTCTATGCCCACATGCCGCTCATCGTGAACATGGACGGCAGCAAGATGAGCAAGCGAGACAAGGCGAAGTTCGCGCGCAAGGCGGCAAAGGACGCGATCGCGAAGGACAAGTCGATCACGCCTGCGACGCTGGCATCCGCGAGCGGACAGGACGAAAAGCTGATCGGACAGTTCCTGAGCGCCGACAACGACAGTTTGGAAGTCGCGCAATCGCTCGCGAAGCACTTCAAGGTTGCGCTCCCCGAAATCGAAGTGTGGGATTTTCGTCAGAACGGCTATTTGCCCGAGGCGATCACCAATTTCGTCTCGCTGCTCGGCTGGAACCCCGGTCTCAAGACCGCCGACGGCAAGGACCTCGAGAAGTTCGACATGAAGTTTCTCGCCGAGCACTTCGGGATCGAGCGCATCGGCAAGACCAGTTCCAAGTTCGACCGCGCGAAACTGCTGAGTTTCAACGCCGACGCGATCAACGCCTTGCCGGACGACCTCTTTGCAAAGCGCTGGCGCGAGTGGTGCACGGAATTCGAGCCGGACTTTGCGAGAGCGGTGGGAGATTCTGATTCGCGCTGGCTGTTGCTGGCGCGCGCCGTCAAACCCCGGGCCAAGACGTTGCGTGATGGAGTGAAAGCTTCGGCGTTCCTGCTTCGCTCGGATGCCGCCACCGATTTCGATCCTGCCGCCGCAGACAAGAACTTGCTCACGAGCGACCGCGCGGGTCTCAAACTCCTTCGCACCATCCGCGACCGATTTGAAACCGTGTCGGAAACAGAGTGGAAGTCGGAATTGCTGCATTCTCTGATCGAGCAGGTCGGGCAGCAGGCCGCAACCGGCATGGGACCTGTCTCGCAGGCAATCCGCGTGGCTGTCGCCGGCGCTGCGGTCAGCCCGCCTCTGGGCGAAACACTCGCAGTCCTGGGAAAGCGTTCGGCTCTCGTGCGGATGGATACTTGCTTGAAGAAGTTCGGGAACATTTGTTGA
- a CDS encoding elongation factor G, whose amino-acid sequence MTTTQTQSHTAGGQGARSVADVRNICLVGSGGAGKTTLTEKLLFSAGATKRAGTVEEGNTVSDFSEEERHHKHSLQPSFLHFDYEGHDVHLIDTPGLVDFIGHAIACFPAVETVAVVIDAHKGIDSVVRRLMSVAADRKIPRMIIVNKMEENADGLEELVARIREVFGAICLPINLPTLKGKKVINVFEHDGHDAAGDQTDFSSVHEAHKAIVEQVIEVDDELTMEYLEKGEGAGFDPEKLHAAFEKALGEAHLVPICFCSAKTGAGVDDLLHVFASLCPSPLEVSPPEFEIRKGADESGAPIEEEFVPKPDPKGKVIAHVFKVATDAFVGKLGIFRVHSGTIKHKQELYIDDNNKPFRVGHLFKLQGKEHVEVSEVGPGEIAAISKVDDLHFNGILHEAPEASTVHLRALPLPKPLYGLAIQLKNQSDETKFSAASHKMMAEDPSLRIERIAATNQTVMRGLGELHLRIVIEKFKKQFNIELITSQPKVAYKETITGKADGHHRHKKQTGGAGQFGEVYLRIEPLPSDHPTGFEFASEVVGGTVPRQYWPAVEKGVKQVIENGAFAGYPMQGIRVALYDGKYHDVDSKEIAFITAGRKAFIEAVTKAKPKLLEPYVTVEVTAPSRYMGDIAGHLSTKRGRVQDSEVQSGDTCIVRAVAPLGELSNYANELKSMTGGAGSFSMDYSHDEQTPPQVQAAVVAAFKPQEEKE is encoded by the coding sequence ATGACCACCACTCAAACCCAATCTCATACCGCGGGAGGCCAAGGTGCCCGCTCCGTCGCCGACGTCAGAAACATCTGCCTCGTCGGTTCGGGCGGAGCGGGAAAAACGACACTCACCGAGAAATTGCTCTTTAGCGCCGGTGCGACCAAGCGGGCAGGAACGGTGGAAGAAGGGAACACAGTCAGCGACTTCTCCGAGGAGGAGCGGCACCACAAGCATTCGCTCCAGCCTTCCTTTCTTCACTTTGACTATGAAGGCCACGATGTGCATCTCATCGATACGCCCGGCCTCGTCGATTTCATCGGGCATGCGATCGCGTGCTTTCCCGCCGTCGAAACGGTCGCCGTGGTGATCGATGCGCACAAGGGAATCGATTCGGTCGTTCGCCGGCTGATGAGCGTCGCCGCGGACCGCAAGATCCCGCGCATGATCATCGTCAACAAAATGGAAGAGAACGCCGACGGGCTTGAGGAACTCGTCGCGCGCATTCGCGAAGTTTTCGGGGCCATCTGCCTTCCGATCAATCTTCCGACCTTGAAGGGAAAGAAAGTTATTAACGTTTTCGAGCACGACGGGCACGACGCCGCCGGCGATCAGACCGATTTCTCATCCGTACACGAGGCGCACAAGGCGATCGTCGAGCAGGTGATCGAGGTCGACGACGAACTCACGATGGAATATCTCGAGAAGGGCGAAGGCGCCGGCTTTGATCCCGAGAAGCTGCACGCGGCATTCGAGAAAGCGCTCGGCGAAGCGCACCTTGTCCCGATCTGCTTCTGCTCGGCCAAGACCGGCGCGGGCGTCGATGATCTGCTGCACGTCTTCGCCAGCCTCTGCCCGAGCCCCCTCGAAGTGAGCCCGCCCGAGTTCGAGATCCGCAAAGGCGCCGACGAGAGCGGCGCCCCGATCGAAGAGGAGTTCGTGCCCAAGCCCGATCCCAAAGGAAAAGTCATCGCGCACGTCTTCAAGGTCGCGACCGACGCGTTCGTCGGCAAGCTCGGCATCTTCCGTGTGCATTCGGGCACGATCAAACACAAGCAGGAACTCTACATCGACGACAACAACAAGCCCTTCCGCGTCGGGCATCTCTTCAAGTTGCAGGGCAAGGAGCACGTCGAAGTTTCGGAGGTCGGGCCCGGCGAGATCGCCGCGATCAGTAAGGTGGACGACCTGCACTTCAACGGCATCCTGCACGAAGCGCCCGAGGCAAGCACCGTCCACCTCCGCGCGCTCCCGTTGCCCAAGCCGCTCTACGGGCTGGCGATCCAACTCAAGAACCAATCGGACGAAACCAAGTTTTCCGCAGCTTCGCACAAGATGATGGCGGAAGACCCGAGCCTCCGCATCGAGCGCATCGCCGCGACCAACCAGACCGTGATGCGCGGACTGGGCGAACTTCACCTGCGCATCGTCATCGAGAAGTTCAAGAAGCAGTTCAACATCGAGTTGATCACAAGCCAGCCCAAAGTCGCCTACAAAGAAACCATCACCGGGAAGGCAGATGGGCACCACCGCCACAAAAAGCAGACCGGCGGCGCCGGGCAGTTCGGCGAGGTCTATCTCCGCATCGAGCCTCTGCCTTCCGATCACCCGACCGGCTTCGAATTCGCGAGCGAGGTCGTCGGCGGCACGGTCCCCCGTCAATACTGGCCCGCAGTCGAGAAGGGAGTGAAGCAGGTCATCGAGAACGGCGCATTCGCCGGCTACCCGATGCAGGGAATCCGCGTCGCGCTCTACGACGGCAAGTATCACGACGTCGACAGCAAAGAAATCGCGTTCATCACCGCCGGCCGCAAGGCATTCATCGAAGCGGTCACCAAGGCCAAGCCCAAACTGCTCGAGCCGTACGTGACCGTCGAGGTCACCGCGCCCAGTCGCTACATGGGCGATATCGCCGGACATCTCTCCACCAAACGCGGCCGAGTTCAGGATTCCGAGGTTCAGTCGGGTGACACGTGCATTGTCCGTGCGGTCGCTCCGCTGGGCGAACTCTCGAACTACGCCAACGAACTCAAGAGCATGACCGGCGGCGCCGGCAGCTTCTCGATGGACTACAGCCACGACGAACAAACGCCGCCCCAGGTCCAGGCGGCCGTTGTTGCGGCATTTAAGCCCCAGGAAGAGAAAGAATGA